The Lynx canadensis isolate LIC74 chromosome A2, mLynCan4.pri.v2, whole genome shotgun sequence DNA segment aacaaagtgcATTTAACAGCCAGTTGACAGTTTTAAACAGAAACTGTGAACAGGAGATATTTCTCCAGACATCCACATTTCTTATATAGCAACTTCAAAATGGGAATTGTCTTAGCAAAATGACCTTTCAAAAACTCAGAAAGGGGGAAGGATACAGTAAACCTTAAACatggtggggtaggggtggggggagagggaagcaaaAGAACGAATGCTGTTGAGTCTCAATACATTTCTCTCCAAAACaatgatttcctatttttaaaaaagccaataTTCAAAGCATCAGTATTATAAGAAAActtataaacaatattttatccaaagaaaaataaattttctttagaagtatattttttaataagtgagAAGACACAAGCAAACAAAGGAGTAAGAAGAAGGAAAGATCACCTCATCTTTAGAGAGTTTCCAGTCATCATTAAGATCCATTTCTTGGAATGACTCATGGGATCTTGGTCCATTTCGAATCTCCAAGAGATCAATGTTGAATATCAGTGTACTCTCTGGGGGAATTTTACCTGACATGAAGAGAGACGGAGGTTAACTTTTACTTAAACAATCCCAAAGTTTTGATGACAGGAAACTTATGACACtgaacaaaatattcttttgattgAATTAAATGAAGAGCCTTCCTAAGGCTATCACATATGATGTAAATTACTTGTAACTATATGTTACTCAAACAAATAGAATAGCAAAGGAATAATCCAAACTGGTAGATCAAAAGCAGTCTGTGTTTGGCTTTGCAATTACAAACTGTTtcgtgcacacaaacacacacatacatacagatgTGCCTAATGGCCTGGTATTAAATTTCAACTATGATTAAGATATTGTATATTACATGTCAAGAATGACTTAAAGGGCTGTAGATAATTCAGAGTTAATTATAGTACAAGTGATTTAACTAACTTTGGGGGAGGGACGGTGTCACAAAAGTCCTGACCTAGATATACATAGAGTAGTAGCATTTCTACCACTAGGAGGCAGTATCTAACTGAGAGAGATCTGGTGTCCCAGGAGCCAGTATTAAAGCTTAAACTTGCCCCTCTTTAAGcctatttcctcatttatagaatgcatttataaaatgcagaatctgttgggaagatgaaggaaaataaagctaTGCAAAGTATTTAGCATTCTGCTTCATAAATAGTAAGCTCTCGATGTATTACTAAAACATAGTTCTCttataagctttaaaaacaatacagaaaggTTCAACAATTTCAGACTTGGGAAACACCTCCTCTGatatagaacatatatataattatatacatattctgAAGAAATTTCAtgtgagagaagaaattaaaacaaatttctgagaagggagataaaaatcttttaaaacatgaaaagagcTCTATTAAAAGTCCCAGGGgccttttcaaaaaaatactttctgggcagtatgaacaatttttttttttcaatttgtttcctTATAACTGTATTTAACATAAAGGTCTGggtaaacattacaaatatttcttagtcccccaccccccatccaaaTCCCACATATTTCTGTCAAAGAGCATTTGTTAAGTATTAAAGAGAACAAAACTTACACTCTGTGCCCAAGCTTACCATTCCAGATCTAGACAGAGAAGGGGCATGCACTAGGTCGTTGATAAAACTGGTGTCTTTCCAAAGGAGACATGCAAACGTGGTACCAAATGACTACAAAATTAGTGTTAAATACACATTAGCAGAATTAGTTTCATGGCTCTCAGTCTGGACGAAATGACTCAAATTTAGAACTCTGCTTGTCCTACAGTAAAATTGAGTTAAATATAGTATGGAGTAAGAGTAATGGATTAATTCTACATATACATTAAAGGTGAGGCAATAAAGATACAGCAGGAAGGTGATGAACAtcagagaaacattttctagatacctgattttctttctctaaagagATGATTATCATAATAATTGAATTTGGTTAGTAAATTCCATTCTATGCATAAGATTTATATAGCAAGTTCCATTTTAGAATATAATGttgcaagggcacctgggtggctcagttggttaagcatctgacttcggctcaggtcaggatctcacagctcatgagttcgagcccttcctcgggctctgtgctgacagctcagagcctagagcctgcttcatattctatgtctccctctctctctgcccctcccccactcatgctgtctctgtctctcaaaaataaataaacattaaaaaaaaaagaatataatgttaCACATATGGCATTTACTTTCTTCTCTGGAAACTGGGGTTAGGATTCTCACTTTGCAACTGGTTAAGTTTAGACCTAAGGATACTGTGAAGTCTGTTATTGCTACAGTATCAGAGTGGTTCCCTGTCTGGTTCTGGTGActacttaataaatttttttcttcattatgtaATACATGCCCATTGTAGAGAATTTGGAAGAGACAgaaccagaaataaaaataattccgaCCCATCCATTGTTATcattcttaattatttccttgtgattcaatctgtgtgtatatacttttttctAATACTTACTCTTGGATATAGTATAGCTTTATTTTCCACTCTTGTATATAACATTATATCTTACCCATttggatataatttttttaatccttgaaatgccattttttaataACTGGGCCATATTTTAGTTAACCCTTCTCATTACACATTGAAgttgatttcaatatttttgctGTTAGAAACAAtgtagtggggcacctgagtagctcagtcggttgagcttcagactctggctcgggtcatgaacttGCCCcgttgagtttgaaccccgcatggggctcgCTGCTATCCGCACAGAGCCAACTTCACagacttcagatcctctgtccctctctctctgcccctcccctgcttgtacgctctctctctctctctctctctctctcaaaaataaacattttaaaacaatgtagcAATGGACATGCCTGTCCACAAATATTTCTCCTGATACCTGATTATTCCCTTAGGttaaattagaaaggaaatatATCTTGTGCAGGAAACGTCATCTGGCCTCTTGTAAATAGCCCTTTGGAAAGCTGTGGCTCCCCACTCACACAGCAGGTGTACATCCTGGAACAAACTAGCACAAAGTCTCCTGGAATCAGCTAGCctatttgcttctattttataACACTCATTTCATGTCACTCCATCAGATTTTATAAGTGAATTATAAAAACAGTTATAAAACAACTTTAACACAAGAAtgaaaacaaccccccccccaaaaaaacctttGTTATAGAAAACTTCAGTTGTGAGCCCCCTGCAGCCCACATCTAAACCCCATTTAATACCTGAATAATCTATATTTCACATGTTCAACTCATCGAAACACTTATGTggaataatctttctttttggTGTTAAAATAAATTGATGAGTTTCAGCTGGGGAGGATGAAAACGTTCTGAAACTGGATAGTGGTGATGCttgtacaacagtgtgaatgttcATAATGCCATTGAATCGTACggttaaaagtggttaaaatagGAACCATTATTTTGTAAGTATTGtgccataattttttaaaaaccattcttttGGTTAATATGGTGGTAAATTGTTAATGATAGAGTTAAAGGTTCCAGAACTTTGTATCAGTAGTTCAGTTGACCATTAAGATAGAATGGCTTTAATTTGGCCATCTCAAATGATAATCAAGACGcaatcatacttaaaaaaataaataaataaataaataggggcgcctgggtggcgcagtcggttaagcgtccgacttcagccaggtctcgatctcgcggtccgtgagttcgagccccgcgtcgggctctgggctgatggctcggagcctggagcctgtttccgattctgtgtctccctctctctctgcccctcccccgttcatgctctgtctctctctgtcccaaaaataaataaacgttgaaaaaaaaaaattaaaaaaataaataaataatacacatctTCTACTTCTGGGGGAAAAATACATACTAGTTACGCTGACTTCTGTCTCCTAATCTAGAGAAGAACCCCAATGCTGTAGTAAAAATGCGAAATTGTTattaccttttccttcttttccatagCCCAGGGCAGGAGGAATGGtgagctttctcttctctcctacaCACATTCCCTTCAAGCCCTGGTCCCAACCTTTGAGAGCCTCCAGGATGCCCAAGGTAAACCAAATGGGCTGACCATTGTTATGTTTGTGACtacaatagaaagaaaacatattagaACTCTttagtaactttctttttttattgatgtgggAGCATTTTATTCTACCAATAAGTGATTCAGTTTGGGAATTAACAAAAACagctatacacatacacacaaaaccagGTTAATTTTGTAATGATTTAATCCACTGCCCCTATTTCTTGATGCAAATTTCATACAATTGAATCAagtagagaagggcagagggaataataaaaacagttaatAATTATTTGAGATTTACTGTGTACCAGGTATTACCCCAAATTCTTTGCCTCTTTTAACTCTGTGAGAATGATCATATGAGGTAAGTACCATCATTTCCCCAttgtacagaggaggaaactgaggttaaaTGTGCTGATATTTGATCTAACTCCAAAGTTCAAGGTCTTAACCACAGCGATGCTGTCCCAGGAATGTCATCCCgggcagaagagggagaaaatcatggaaaatgggtgaatttgggaagaaagagaagttaaggagAAGTTACTGCCAAGACAAGTGGGTCCACACCCACATGGACACTGGAGAGTCAGGAGCACAGCATCTTCTAGTCTGCCTATAAGCCCTGCTGATGTACAGTCTCGCGATAGCTCTGTCAGGTGGAAACGGCAGCTCTTCAACCCGAACCCCACCTAGATGCTGCCTGCAGGCATTTTCTGTGGGGCTGTGCAGGGAAACCTGGGGGAGTTGTCCCTCAAGgactgaggaagaaggaaatgatcAAAATATCCTGGCTTAGGACCTGGAGAGAGGCCAGCCTAAGAAACCCAGCCTGCCAAGCTACTGGGGGGCCTGAGGGCTGAATAGCACGTGAGCCCCAGTTCGCTCCTTTTTGGTACATATGGAAAGTATTCTCAAGGATATTGTATAGGTGAGAATGAGAAATCACTCTACTAGGTTTCATGGACACCATGGTTAATTACTAAATCTAGGTAAAAGCCATTACCTcctcttttcttaatttccccCTATGACTAAAGAAACAAATTGCCAACTGTAGAACACTTGGGAAGgctggaaaagaataaagaaggaagaaaacaatctgCCACCCAGTGCTGACTACAGTTTTGGTACATTTCTTGTCACAGCTGAAGGATTTAAGCTATTTACCACACAGGCTATTATTCTAGACATGGCAAACATGCTTTACAACAGATCACTTGATGGTACTGCTTCATAAAACTCAGGGTTAGCAGTTCCTGACCATTTACACTGAGGCCGCATGACAACGGTCCCCTCATCAGGTACCAgaactttatttatctttttaatgtttatttcttttgagagagagagggagagacagagtatgagtggggggggggggcagaaagcagagggagacacagaatccgaagcaggctccaggctttgagctgtccgcacagagtccaatgtgggaccaaaacccacaaacccgcaagatcatgacctgagctgaagtcagacgtttaaccgactgagccacccaggcgcccccctgcttttttttaataggtacTAGAACTTTAGTAGCAAACTGCTAAATAATATATGGCTACCACCAAAGGCCAATAGGTTTTTCATTCTGAGACCTGAAAGACATCAGGCTGTATCTAAAAGAGATCAGactaaaaataaagatgcagttgaaaattttaaatgcaaacctTAATCTTGTTTAACATCTACTGTGGCACTGGCCTTGTTGCTAAGAAGATGGAGCTGTTGAGAATTCTATGGCAAGCCACTGTTTCAGAAATTTTTGCAAAGGCTAACAGAGTTCAAAGAAGAACGCCATTCATTTCTCCAAAACCTGACAGACCAGGTCTGAATGCTCAATAAAGGCAGTTCATCGGAAAATGAGGTCTAGGATGGGCCACAAAGTTTCACTACTTTAGTTCATGCCATTTTCTCTACCTGGAATGTCCTCCTTGCCCCCATTCTCCGCCTGGAAGGAACCCTCCACCCATCTTTCAAGACCCATCTCAATTATGATCTCTGGGAAGTCTTTCTCTTACCCCACCCCCCAGAGCATCATTAATGCCAGACTCCATTATGCTTTGCAAACACTTTCAACACTCTGTACTACATAGCATGAGCTATTTACTTGTCGTCCTCCTTCCTGTAGATGATGTACTGCTGGAGGACAGGAGCCCACTCTTAAGTCACCTTTGCATCCTCAAGGCCTGACTTGTGATCACTCAATAAGGGTTTGTTAGATGGACAGATAAATGAATGGACAAGGATGGAGAAGCCAAAAAGTTTTAATCTCCCTAGTCTCAAACACAGGGCCTAACATAAAAGAAACGCTCAATAAATAATCTTGGAATGGAATGAAGAGAATCAATGCCTAATTAGAAATCGTTACCCTTGTAAAACATCCATGTTGCAATTTCTTTGTTCGTATAGAACAGAAATAATGATAGTGTAACCACCTGAAAATCATTCACTATAGTTATTGGATTAATCTTTCATGGCCATAACCATACCCATCAATGAAATCTTTgaatttctagaaagaaaaaaataatgaaacaaatcaTGGTACTATACCTTGACCAAAATGTCATTTGTACgaacaaaaattaaacagatCGATAGGCTAGCATTAGCATATCCTAcaacaagcaaataaatgattGTGTATTCTGCCCATGAAGTCCCtgtgaaaaattttaaggaaatttcaCCTACaccaaattcaaaatggaattgAGTCATTTTCCCTCGGGAATGGAGTTTGGGAAATGAAATTCCTTTACagtttttttctacttattgCCTAATTACACACCTAGATACTTCTGCAATATGTCAAAGATTCTAGTTctaatttttatagtaaaaattaaCCTTTATCCTTACCACACGTTTCCAAGTTCCAAGGAACTTCAAAGGCACTGTTattgtctttattgtttttaaacaaattgtttGTCTTGATTGTCTTTAAACAATTTCCTTTcccaaagaaggaaataacagatttcaatttttcaaaagagaagtGAAACCTGATACAGGCTACCTTTCCTGCCTGAGAGCTCGCACAGGTCGATGGGTTCTTCACTATTTTACCTGCGAGGTGTAATTACTTACGTGGAGTGAAATAAGGAGCCATCCTTTTCTAAGTAGCCTTCATAGTGGACCAACATCAAATCTCCCCCTTTGGTCTTGCGATGGCAGATGAACGGCTTCTGGAGCACCTCAATCTTCACTTCTGGTTCAGGGATCAGAGCCCCACTCAAAGAAGTGACCAACAACGTCAGCACTGCGTTCCACAAAAAAAGCCTCATGCTGCTGGCGCAGGAAAGTTCctacaaaaacagagaaagggcCCCCGACCTCATAGAACTAAGAAAGTATTTGAAGGCTTCAAGACAACGGCCTTTGGCAAGTTCATGACTACCGCTTCCCAGCAGACGTGGCACACTTACTACGACAACTTTCCCACGTAATGCGAACCCGCCTCTAAAGCGTTAAACCCCAAACCCGGGCCTGACTGGCTCTCACAGGTTGGCTCTTGGGAACGATGGCTCCCCATTGGCTAGCAGTGCAGTCCGCCGGAGCCTCCCAAGCCAATGATGCTGCAATAATTACAGCTGGGCGGAGCCAGGACTTGGTCAGGCCGCGAAGCACAGGGAGGGGTCCTAGAGAAAGGCGGATTAAAGAATTCCACAACCTTGGACTTTGGGAGATCCCTGGGGAACGCAGCTAACCGGAAACTCCTCCGGCAGATTTACAGCTGTGAAGTTCCCCGGCTGAGCGTGCTGAGCCCCCAGGCTAAGTGAAAAGGTAGCGGTATCCGGAAAGGCCTGTTTACTCTTGCGCACTCTGAGAGGTTACTCCCCGCCCCTAGGAGTCCACAATCCTGTATTGTTACTTAACTTACAGTGTAAACGATAAAGGCTTAAATATTTCTGTAGGGTTCGCAAAGCGCATTCCCGTTGCGTAAACCTCACTACACTGCCAGTAAGGCAGGTTCTTTAATCctatttaaatgataaatgtatCTGGGCAAGGAGAGGTTAAGGGTCCTGCTTAAAATTGTTCAGCCCCAAAGCATTTGAGCTCCGCCTTCAAACCCGGTCTTCTGATTCATTCTACAACACCGCGTAATGTTATGGCTGCTAACAGTTAATCTCTTAGTGACTTTAATGTAGAAGGTAAATAATAGCTTCTATCGAGGAGACGGACGTGCAGACCTCCACTTTATAGAAGAAACAGTAATCACAGTTACGAGTTACACTGGCTTATCTTAGCTTAAAATTATTAGCTTTACATTTTTCGCCTAATTTCAAAAGCAACACATGTTCATTACAGTCGATTTGGAAGAAACTGGAAAGCACGAAAGTAGGTTTTCCAGTTAAAATAAAAGAGCCGAATTAAACATGAATTTCAGATTAACAACGAATCCGTTGTTCTGTatttttgctaaatctggcaatcttatgccaaagaaaaagagaaaaagagatcgCCTATAGCGCCACCATCTACAAATAATCATCTTAACATTTTGGTTCATGCTTCTGTGACATAGGCTTAAAAGAAATTAGATCAGATTGTACACTTTCTTTCATAACGTGCTCTTTCCACTTAATCTATCGCTAACATTTTCCCTGGTCAAACATCCTTGGCACAGTACTTTCTCACATTTTAATATGCTTAGGAATCCTCTAGAGTatctgttaaaatgcagatttcaacTCAGGAGGCCTGGGCTCGCCGTGAGTTCCTGCAATTTTGATTAGCTCCTAGGTGATGCTAATTCTGCTGTCCATGGACCGCACTTCCAATAGCTAGGCCTTAGAGTTTAAACATGCTTACTAGCCACACTGTATTCTATCGTGAAATTCCCGTCAACTCCGTACGCTCTATTGCTAGCTGCCTTGATTTTCTGGCATCAATTAGCCTTGAAACAAGATTTGGACCCTGGGGGCTATAACACAGGAGGCACCCTAAGGGGCCACACTGACCCTCAAACATCCAGAGGTGGGTACGGCCCCACCTACGGTACCATTAAGTCTGGACTGTGTCCCGCATCGTCTCATAGGTCGCCTACTCTCAAGCCCACTTCCTAGGACTCAATTTCCCTGCCTGCAATTCCCGCTACGTCATCCCGCCGCCGCCGCAGTCGCAGCCAAACCACGGAGTGGACCTTGGGAATGTGCGCGCGAGCGGCGCACTAGGCATGCGCGAGCGGGCCCCGGGCCCGGCGCGTCGAGGATTCAGGTAGCGCGCTGTGGCACCGCCAGCCACCGGTTCCCTCGCTACAGTGGCTCCTTGGAGGCTGCAGCCACCACTCGGGCCCACCCAGTGCCTTCGCCTCCCTGTGAACAGCGCGCCGCTCCACCGCACGGGGGCCCTGGCCGGCCGCGTCCTCACGTGCCGAGGCCGCCGCAGTGACCCCGCCCCCGGGCCGAGGATGTGAGGCTGGCCGGGTGTCCCCGCACCGGGCCCGGGCGCCGGGAGTCGGCGGCTCGGCAGCTCTGGGCGATGGCCCTGCTGCCGGTGCTCCTCgcctcctggggcctggggcagtgAGGGGGCCGGCGGGCGAAGGGAAACGGCCCCGGCGCGGCGGGGGCCAAGGGGCCGCGGGCGACATGGAGGGGGTGCTGTACAAGTGGACCAACTATCTGAGCGGTGAGTGGGGGGCGCGCCAGGCGCCGGGTCCTTTGTTTGAGCGGCGGGAGGGCGGCGTCGGACGCGCGTCCCCGGGGGTCGGGGTCACGGCCCCTAGTGAAACCGGAGAGGCCTGCACGGGTCGGGGATACTTGCCCAAAGCCGTTCTCACGGGGCCGTGTCACCCAACTGCCCTTTCGCTTCAAGAAAAGCTACAAAATACAGAGGTTTGGGGTGACTGGAAAGCCTCGATGCCCTCGGCGTCAGCGGGAAGGAGGCGCTGACTCCCGCAGTGGGGGTCTTCTAGGAGCCTATCGAATTCTGGCGAAGGAGCTGGTCTCGCCCGCCCAGCAGAGAGGTTGGAAGGTTTCCTATGAATGCTAGAGGTGACTTGGAATTCCAGAGGTGAAAGGTCCTTTTTCAAACAAAGTCCCCAGTGCAAACACTTTCCCTTTGTCACTTTCGGAGTCATCTGCGTGCGGACCAAGATATCAGAATTCCATCTCAATAGTTCAAAGCTCCAAAGTATGTACACGGTTTTTGCTTGTCTCACTTGAGCgttctttttgttttacagaCCCAGAAATTCCCACAAAATGAAACGGTAGCAACTGTTTTGTTGCACTGCTGAGCAGAATGGCTTAAAAATATACTCTGCCCCCTTTCCAATGTGTGGAAGTACCTTCCTTCATATCTTGTAAGGTCGTAACTATTCTCCAACCGTGAATATGATTCAGAACAAGCATATTTTCGTTTTTGCAACCAGTATTTAGTAAAAGCCTTCTGCATGCTAGCAACTGTGTTAGGCACCATTTTGGAATTAAActttattatggaaaaagagCTGggcacttttaattttaaaagcagtgtaTTTGAAACCAGAGGTATTCCCAGTATCTCTTATAGTGGGAGAGATATATTTTCCCAGCCTTTGATAGAACaggacagttaaaaaaaatttcattaatgtttatttatttttgagagagagagagagagagcgcgagcgcgagctcaagcaggggaggggcagagagagagagggagacacagaatccgaaacaggctctaggctaagagctgtcagcacagagccggatgcagtctccaactaatgaactgtgagatcatgacctgaaccgaagttggccgctcaacccactgagccacccaggcgccccgggactggacagttttttaaatgttttagtgtGGTGATGCTCTAGGGTAGTTTAAGGACTCACGTGTCTTTGAGGATCAGTTGGCATATTGACTTTGATGAGGTTACACAGCACAGCCAAAAGTGCACCTGTTGGCTGTACCCAGAATCTCTTCCTTTTGCAGACTGTGGTTAGAGgtgagttgtttatttttctgatattcatTAGTAAAGACTGAGTGAAGAAAGGTGTTTTAGAAGACCTGGCCTTGGCTTTTGAGGACTTTCTTTGATGTCAAATGGTTCAATTAGATGTGGGTAACTCGTGGCTGGGCTTTGGTGAATGTCCAAGGCTCATTAACACTCTACTAATCTAAAGGGAGCATGCTTGATCAGGTAATTTGTCTTTCAGGTATCTCCAAGTTCTGAGATATATGGATCTTAACCCCTTGAGTAAAATTTAGTGCCTGGTCTTTCACCCCTTTCCATTACAcatgctttttaacttttttctttcatcctgaacactcttccttcttttcttccatccccctcccctgccctttttttttttttcctcacttttcttACTCTCATCCTCCTTTATATAGAAAGTTTAGTCTGTGTGTATAGTACCTGCTTCCTGGTTGTTTTCTTTCCCCGACTGTTGTTATGTATTCTTCAATACAGCAAAATTTCTCTAGAAGGATCTTTTGGAATCTTTATCATGTGATGCCTGTACCATCTGTCTAGTTGGAAAAGAGTCTCCTTTTTTCTGCCCCAAGTAAGAGAAGTTAATTCTGCGATTGGTGCCAGGGTGGAAGCCCTAAAAACGGGAGCCTGGAGCCATTGCCAGAGGCAGCTGTCCTTATATCATGCTGCTTGTTCCCTTGACCCACATGCCACCTCATTGTGGGCATAGTGTTCATAGAAGCCCATCACACCACCGGGTACTTTTACTGGATatacttagaattattttttagcaCACTGTCTTTCATCAGGAGATAAATTTACTTTGGAACGAAATGGTATAGCCTAGGAGGAACAAATGCATTCTCGTTTCTTCCACCCTCCTATGTGAGATAGTCTCCCAAAAGAACATAGTGTGACTGTTAATGACAAGCTTTGATGAAGACAttactactttttcttcttctgatgcttgtttttaaaagttacattaaaaaaaatttttttttatgtttatttttgagagacagaaacagagcataagcaagggaggggcagagagagagagagatacagaatctgaagcaggctccaggctgtgagctgtcagcacagagcccgacgtggggcttgaactcatgtaccgtgagattgtgacctgaactgaaatcagacgcttaaccgactgagccaccaagcgccCCTAAAAGTAACATGTTTtcgggttgcctgggtggctcagtcggttaagtgtccaactcttttatttattgtttttaacattttattttgttttttgagagacagaggacaggcaggagaggggcagagagagaggaagacacagaatccaaagcaggctccaggctctaagcagtcAGCAGAgggcccgatatggggcttgaacccaaaaacgtgagatcatgacctgagctgaagttggatgctcaaccaactgagccacccaggcaccccaacgtccgactcttgctttcagctcaggtcatgatctcacgtttgtgggttcaagccccacatcaggctctcactaacaacatggagcctgcttgggattctttcctccctctctgcccctcccctgtgctctttctctctttctctctcaaaataaataaactttttaaataaagtaatgtTTTTCCTTAGGGTTTTGCacacagtaattttaaaatagatatcccaggggcacctggatggtcagtcagttgagcctccgactttggctcaggtcatgatctcacggtcatgagtttgagcccccgtcaggctctgtgctgacagcccagagcctggagcctgcttcagattctgtgtcaccctctctctttgcccctctctcgctcacactctgtctctctctatctctctcaaaaatagataaacattaaaacagataTCCCAGCCACAGTTTTTGTTCGTTGTGAATTTTTCTCTAAATGGTCATATCTGTTTGTGTAATTTTGTCATGCCCACAGCTTGATATGGGAAGCCTTTTGTCAAATCTGAGTAGAGAAGTTAGGAAATCAGTTTGTTAGCTGATCCTTTTAATGCTTGGAGGATATTGTTAATTTCATTTGCCATCTACTGTGTTGTTACCTACTCTTATGTTAGGCACAGGGCAAGCAACActgaacaagacagacacagtCCCTTCCTTTCTTGAGCTTACAGTCTGATGGGGGAGAAAGACGTTTATTGGAAGTACTTAGAAGCGTGTTCCAagtgtgtgtgagttggggagaagggaagaagagaagctAGTTTGGGTCACTGGAGGAGGCTTCTCTGAAGAAAAGATTTAAGCAGAACCTGAAGGATAAATAGAAGCTAGCTAGTTGGTGAGGCCAAGGCAGAGGTGCATTTGGAGGCTGTGAAGAAGAACTTTTTAGCTACAGGGAATGTCGGTATGAAGGCCGTAAAGC contains these protein-coding regions:
- the FKBP14 gene encoding peptidyl-prolyl cis-trans isomerase FKBP14 yields the protein MRLFLWNAVLTLLVTSLSGALIPEPEVKIEVLQKPFICHRKTKGGDLMLVHYEGYLEKDGSLFHSTHKHNNGQPIWFTLGILEALKGWDQGLKGMCVGEKRKLTIPPALGYGKEGKGKIPPESTLIFNIDLLEIRNGPRSHESFQEMDLNDDWKLSKDEVKVYLKKEFEKHGAVVNESHHDVLVEDIFDKEDEDKDGFISAREFTYKHDEL